ACGCTCGCCCCCCTTCGCACGGGGCGACCTACCGGTCCGTCAACGGCGGGCGGGACGGTAGCGTGTTTTTAAAGCAACTTTTCTGGCGTTGGCGGAGCAAATCGGGATGGTCGCTGATGCTGGGGCGCTTTGAATTTTCCGACGGCAGTGAGCGGATGCCCGACGACCCTACCTTGCAGTGGCTGCGCCGCCATCGCATCCAAGAGCGGCTCATCGGTCCCTTCGGTTTCACCCACATCACCCGCAGTTTTGACGGCGTTTATTGGGCTTGGGACCGCCTGCAAGGCACATTGACCCTCACCCTCTTTCGCCCCACGAGGGGCGCTTTTGATTTGCGCGCCAACGATCAACTGACCCGTGTGACTGTCGCTTACACTTCATGGACTTTTCGCCCTGACCCTCAAAGCGACGCTCGGTTCTTTGCCCTTTACTACCGCGACGCGCGCCCTGCCGTCAAGGTGGACAGCCGTCCCCTCGCTGATCGGCAAACCGACCGAGAAGCCATTGCCCTCACGACCTTGGGCGGTCACTTTCTCCGCGTCGTTCCCAGCAAATGGGGGCAGACGGACTTCCTCGCTTGGGGCGCGTGGCAATGGGGCGATTGGGGACGGTTGAAGCACCGCGCCTTCGCCGTGGCTGCCGAGATTGGGCACCGGTGGGACAGCCCTTGGCGTCCGTGGCTGCGCTTGGGCGCTTTCCTGAGCACGGGTGACGGCAACCCCAACGACGGCTTTCACAAAACCTTCTTTCAAGTCCTGCCGACGCCCCGCCTTTACGCCCGCTTCCCCATCTACAACCTGATGAACAACCGCGACCTGTTCGTCCAATTCACGCTCTGCCCCCATCGCCGTCTGACATTGCGTTTGGAAGCCCATCGTCTTTGGCTCTCGCGCCGCACTGACCTTTGGTATGCGGGCGGAGGCGCTTTCAACGACACCGCTTTCGGCTACGCGGGGCTGACGAGCGGCGGTGCTCGGCGGTTGATGGACGTGCTGGATCTGAGCGTGGACTACCAATCCGACCCGCTGACGACTTGGACGCTCTATTTGGCGCGGGCGTGGGGCAAGGGCGCTGTCCGTAGCAATTTCGCCGGCAGTAGCGCCACTTACGCCTACTTGGAAGTCGTCCGACGGTGGTGACCCTTTGCTCCGCCGCCGGCAAGTGGGGGCAAAATTCCGCTGGCGGTGTAGGTGCCCCGCCAATTTCTGCGGGCGAAAGGGGTGAGACGATGTGCAGTTAGCGTTTTCCACTTTGGGTTGTCCGAAGTGGTCGCTGGACGAAATCATCCGCAACGCTGTCGCTTGGGGTTACCAAGGCGTGGAGTTGCGCGGGTTGCAGGACGAACTGTTTTTGCCCAAGCACCCTGCCTTGGTGCCCGCCAACCGGGAAGCGACGCGGCAGCGCTTTCACGACGCGGGTTTAAAGGTCACAGCGCTGGGCTCGTCGGCGCGGTTGGGTGTCCCCGAAAACGAATGGCAGAAACAACGGGACGAAGCCGTCGCCTACGCTGAACTGGCAGCGGCGTTGCAGTGCCCTATCGTGCGGGTCTTCGGTGGCAACATCCCGCAAGGGTGGGACAAAACGACTTACTTCAAGACCGTTGCCGAGCGCTTGCAAACGCTGGCGGAACTCGCCCAACCGATGAAGGTGACGATGGCGTTGGAAACGCACGATGCGTTAGTGCGCGCCACCGATGTCGCCGCCATCTTGGCGCAAGTGCCTGCCGAAAATTCTGGGTGCGTTTGGGATGTTCACCATTCAGTGCGAGCGGGCGAAACGCCTGACGCGTCGGTGCAGGCGTTGGGCAGGCGCATCGTCGCAACGCACCTCAAAGACTCGGTGCGCAAGGACGGCAGAATCCGCTATGTGCCAGTAGGGCGAGGGGATATACCGTTACAGGATGCCCTCAAAGCGCTGCGCCGTCTCCGCTACCAAGGGTTTTTGACCTTTGAGTGGGAGAAGCGGTGGCATCCTGACCTTGAAGAGCCTGAAGTTGTGCTGCCACAATTTGTGGTGGTCGTGCGCGGTTGGTTGGCTGGAACGAACGGGCATTAAGGGTGCGGGGCGCCGTTCTAACCGCGACAAAAGGCGGTGAGCACCGATGCGACGCTGGATCGGCATCATCGCGTTGATCGGCGTCTCCCTGACGCTGACGGGGTGCGATTTGGACCGTGAAGTGGAGAAGGTGTTGGGTGCCATTTCGCAGACTTTCTTGGAGATGAGCTACGACACGACCGACGACCCGCTGCTGACGGAACTGACCGAAAGCGTGGGACGGCGCATCGCGGAAGTGTCCCCGCGCCGGGATATGCCGCTACGGTTCCGCATCTTCAACACCGGGGAAGCCAACGCTCTCGCCCTGCCTAACGGGCGCATTTATGTTTTTCGGGGTATGCTGGAGATGGCTGACACCGAAGACGAATTGGCAGCGGTGTTGGCGCACGAAGCGGGGCATGTTGCCGGGCGCCATTCGCTTAAGCAGTTTCGGCTCTCCCTGGGCATCTCGTTGTTGGCGGATTTGCTCAACTTGAACAAGCGCAGTGAAGCCATCCAGACGGTGGCGGGGTTGATGTCCGCCCTTTACCAACTGGGCTATTCACGGCAACAAGAGAGCGACGCCGATACTTACGGCATACGGTTAGCGCTGCTGGCAGGCTATGACCCTAACGGCTCCGTCACCTTGTTCCAGAAATTTGCCCAGGAAGAGGGGCAGCGAGCCCGATGGATGGTCTATCTCTCCACCCATCCGCCATCGGCGAAACGACTACAGCGGGCGAAAGAGGCTGTCGCGCATTTGGGCACGGTCCAACCGGACTTGCCCGCTTTTGCCGCTCACACCCGTATCGCCGACGGTTACGCCCGGCGCGGGTTGTATCAGCATGCCATGCGCCACTACGAAGCGGCGTTGAAAGAGCAACCGAACTATCCTCCTGCCTTGTTAGGCTTAGCGCAAGCGAAAGAAGCGTGGGGGGAACGCGACGCAGCCCGCCAACTCTACGAGCGGGTGTTAGAACGCGACCCCGATAACGCTGCGGCGAAAGAGGGGCTTCGCCGTCTGCAAACGCCCTCAGAGTCGCCGTCTCTGTCCTCTCCCGCAGCGGTCAAAACGGTGCCGCCTTCCCACCTGATCACAGAAGTCCGCGACGAGTGGGAACGATTGCGCGCTGAGTTGGAGCAACGGACGGGCGAGCATCTGAAAGCAGCGGTCGGCGTGATGGAGTTGGGACGGACGCTGTGGGAACAGTTGAGCGCATTGCCATCGCTGGGAAAGCCGGTAGGTGCCCGCCTGACCGTTACCCTCGGCAATCACCGCCGAGGCAATGGCAGCGCGTTTGACCGTGACAGCCCCTTTGACCGTTGGCAAAGCGAGATGCGTTGGCAAGCGCTGGAGCGCCGCTGGGATGATGCCTACGATGCATGCGTGCAAGCCCTTATCGCGTTGCACGCTGTCGTCGCCGATTGGGAAGGGGCGCAGGAAGATGCCCGCCGTGTCGTCACCTTCTGGTTGCAACTGTTGGCGGACGAGCCGACATTAGCGGCGCAGTTGTCAAACGCAGAGCGAGCGCGTCAGTTCGCCGATGAGGCGTTCGCGGCAGCGACGGCGCTAGGGCGATGGGTAACGACAA
This window of the bacterium HR17 genome carries:
- the loiP_1 gene encoding Metalloprotease LoiP; translation: MRRWIGIIALIGVSLTLTGCDLDREVEKVLGAISQTFLEMSYDTTDDPLLTELTESVGRRIAEVSPRRDMPLRFRIFNTGEANALALPNGRIYVFRGMLEMADTEDELAAVLAHEAGHVAGRHSLKQFRLSLGISLLADLLNLNKRSEAIQTVAGLMSALYQLGYSRQQESDADTYGIRLALLAGYDPNGSVTLFQKFAQEEGQRARWMVYLSTHPPSAKRLQRAKEAVAHLGTVQPDLPAFAAHTRIADGYARRGLYQHAMRHYEAALKEQPNYPPALLGLAQAKEAWGERDAARQLYERVLERDPDNAAAKEGLRRLQTPSESPSLSSPAAVKTVPPSHLITEVRDEWERLRAELEQRTGEHLKAAVGVMELGRTLWEQLSALPSLGKPVGARLTVTLGNHRRGNGSAFDRDSPFDRWQSEMRWQALERRWDDAYDACVQALIALHAVVADWEGAQEDARRVVTFWLQLLADEPTLAAQLSNAERARQFADEAFAAATALGRWVTTSEQNEDALQAIVRQVQRAVSALTGAANLLQQRRSGFDWAAEMRLIDARAFARSALADTRLLLERVADKRAEVDRALLGTYRIRLAALEEKTPAPVVHQLLAYHLRVPLETVAAVRRNAPDAGAAALVIAVAKAQRKDAVAIATTMDFRGEWLQKLLPSRAPSGVKVALRWLTTAWEREWDSQPPSETAPPNPK